A segment of the Bordetella flabilis genome:
ACCGGCGTCAGCCGTACCCTGGTACGCGAAGCCTTGCGCCAGCTGGAGTCCGAAGGGCTTATCCACGTCATACCGCACCGCGGCCCCGTGGTCGACCGCCTGCTGCCCGAACAGGCCGAAGGCATCTACCAGGTACGCGAGGAACTCGAAGGCCTGGCGTGCCAGCTCTTCGCGGAACACGCGAGCGAAGCCCAGCGCAAGGCCCTGCAGGAAGCCTTCCAGGCCCTCAAGCGCGCCATGACGCACGGCACCGCGCTGGAACGACTGACGGCCAAGAATTTCTTCTACCAGCAGCTTCTGGACGGCGCCGGCAACGAGGCGCTGACGACCACGCTGCGGCTGCTGAACTCGCGGGTCATGCTGCTGCGTTCGACCTCCATGCAGGCGCCCGGGCGCGCCAGGAAAAGCGTCGCCGAACTGGCCGACGTCATGGAAGCCGTGGCTGCGCGCGACGGCAAGGCGGCCCGCAAGGCCGGCAGCCTGCACGTGCGCAATGCCGCCAAGGTCGCCATCGAAGTCCTGCGCCAGGCCAACGACGCGGCGCTGGAAGAATCCTCCGCCGCGTCCTGAACGACCGCGGCCCGGCTGCTATCTTCGCACCCGATCGGCCGCTGGCAAGCGTGGCCCGCGCCGCGCCCGCCTGGCCTCCCGCTTCTCTCAGGCCCTGCCCCGTTGCAGGATCGTCAGGCTCGAGATCGGGCCGGGAATGTGGCCCCTTCGAAGGGCCACGGGCCCCGCTCCATGGCGGGATGGCACGGCAGCGCGTCAGCGCTTGCCTGGCCAGATCGGCTTGGCGATGGCCAGGGCTTCGGGGAAGACCGTGACCGGCACGCCGTTCTGCCACTGGATGATGGTCAACGAGGCGCCCAGGCGGTGGCCGGCTTCGTCGAACTTCAGTTCGCCGCCCGGGAAATAAGGAGTCGGCCCTTCGTTCAACTCGCGCATCGCCCGCGCCACGGATTCGCGGTCCGCCTTGCCGGCCTTTTCAAGGGCGGCCTTGATGATCCACATGTCGCCGTAGGTCGATATGGCGTTCTGCGTCATCCAGGGTTCCTTGTATTCGGTCTTCATGCGCTCGATCAGCCCTTCCTGGCCCTTGGCGCCCCAATTGGCCACCGCGGACATCACGCCGTTCAGCAACTGCGGACTGACGGTATTCAGCACATCGGGCTCCGCAATGGCGATGCCGAATGAAATCACCGGAACGCGCACGTTGGTCTCGTTCATCTTCTCCAGGATGAGCTTGGCGTCGGAGATCACGGTCGGCAGGAAGAACACCAGGTCAGGCCGGCGCGAACGCACGCGCTGGATCAGCGAGGACGCATCGGACAGGGGCGGGGTGAAGGTCTCGTCCACCACCAGCTCCAGATTGTTCTTCTGCAGCAGACCGTCCTTCATCGCCTTGACCGACGACAGGGATGCCGCGGTATTGTCGGTCAGGATGGCGACCGTCTTGGGCCGCTTGCCCGAGGCCTTTTCGGCCAGGTCCAGGATGATCGGCAGGGCGATTTCCGCTTGCCGTCCCGCGGTCGCGGAGGTCTGGAAGATGTACTTGAAGCCGCGCGACGTGATCTGGTCGGAATACGACAAGGTCAACATGGGCAGCTTGGCGCGTTCGGTGACCTCGGTCACGGCCAGTGTGAATGAGCTCAGGTAGGCGCCAGTCCCGGCGACCAGGTCGGGGTAGTCCGCCACCATGCGCTGCGCGGCGCTCTTGGCCTTTTCGGTCGAGTCGCCAGAATCGACGACGACCAGCTTCAGCGGCGCGCCGCCCAGGGCCTTGATGCCGCCCTGCGCATTGATGTCCTTCACCGCCATTTCGGCGCCCATGCGCATGACCTGGCCCGGCCGCGCATACAGGCCGGACATCGGCGCGATCAGGCCCACGCTGACAGGGGTCGGTTCCGCCGCGTGCGCGGGCACGCCGGCAAGCAGCAGGCCCGCCACGGCCGCCGCGCCGAACAGGCGCGGGAGTGTCTGGATCTTCATGGTGTCTCCTCCGGTTGTCCGCGTGCGCGGACGGTTCTTCTGCGGGTTCTTCTGCGAATTCCTTGCGATGCTGCGGCTTGCCGGTGACTGCCCGCCGCGCCGGGTTCACATACCCAGGTAGGCGCGGCGCACGCGGTCGTCGGCCTGCAGGGTTTGATGGGTGCCGGCCAATACCACCCTGCCGGTCTCCAGCACATAGCCGTGGTCGGCGAACTGCAGCGCTTCGGCCACCCGCTGCTCCACCAGCAGAATGGTCAGGCCGGCGTCGCGCCGTATGTCCATCAAGCGCTCGAAAATGAAATCCGCGATGGCCGGCGACAGCCCCATCGAGGGTTCGTCCAGCATCAGCAGGCGCGGCGACGAGGCCAGGCCGCGGCCGATCGCCAGCATCTGCTGCTCACCGCCGGACAGCGTGCCCGCGAGCTGCCGCGCGCGCTGCGGCAGCACGGGAAACCATTCGTAGATGCGCGCCATGTTGCGCTGCCAGTCACGCCGGCCCGCCGCCGTATACGCGCCCATCTCCAGGTTTTCCTGCACCGTCATGGAAGCGAAGACCTGCCGGCCTTCGGGCACATGCGCGATGCCCAGGTGCGGCCGTTGCGCCGGCGGCACCGCCAGCAGGTCGCGGCCATCGAAACGGATCGCGCCGGACATCGCCGCCACCGTTCCGGATATCGTCTTGAACAAGGTGCTCTTGCCCGCGCCGTTCGGTCCGACGATGGACACGAACTCGCCAGCCTCGACCTGGATCGATATGTCATGCAGCACCGGCAGCGCCGCGTAGCCCGCCACGAGTCCCTGGATTTCAAGCATGCTTGGCGCTCCACTTCTTGCCCAGGTAGGCCTCGACCACACGCGTATCGTGCGTGATGGACGCCGGATCCCCCACCACCAGCACTTCGCCGTGGTCCAGCACCACGAACTGGTCGACCAGCCGCACCATGGCCTGCATGGTGTGTTCGATGATGACGATGGTCATGCCCTGCGCGGACAGCGCACGGATGACCGCCAGCACGTCCTCCACCTCGTCGTGCCCCAGCCCGGCCAAAGTTTCATCCAGCAGCAGCAGGTCGGGCTGGCCGGCGAGCGCACGGGCCAGTTCCATCAGCCGCAGCTGGCGTGTCGTCAGCGTCGAGGCCACCTGGTCCGCGCAATCGCTCAGGCCCACCCGCTGCACGGCTTCCGTGGCCAGCGCGCGCGCATGCGCCTCGTTGTCCGCCTTGACGTAGGCGCCCACTTGCACGTTCTGGCGCACGGTCAGCCGCATGAACGGCCGCATCACCTGGAAGGTCCGGCCCACGCCGGCGGCGCACAGCAGGTGCGGCTTGCGGCCCGCCATGTCGGTGCCCTTGACCAACACGCTGCCGGTATCCGGCTTCAGGAAACCGTTGAGCAGGTTGAAGAGCGTGGTCTTGCCGGCCCCGTTCGGGCCGATGATGCCCAGGATCATGCCGCGGCGCACGCTGAAGCTGACATTGCGCACCGCCTGCAACCCACCGAAGCTGCGCGACACATTGCGCACGTCAAGGATGATGTCCTGGCCGGTGTCCTGCGTGCCCGTACGGGGCAAGGCGCCAACGGCCGGCGCACGCGGCGTGGCGGCGTCCGTGCCGGAGGCGCCGCCCGGCATGCCCTGGCGGCCCAGGGCCGCAAGGGTGGCCGCGCCTTCGGACGCCGGCATGGTCTCGAAAGCCATGGGCACGAAGGCGGCCGCGCCGTCGGCCATGCCGCAGAGGGCCGCCATGCCGGGTGCGGCGGTGGCGCCCGCCGGCGCCGGCGCAACCGATGTGGATGCGGACGCGGATGACGCGGCGACGGGCGTGGCTGGTCCCGCCGGGGGTGGGGTCAAGCCTGCGGCCGGCCGGGGGGGGTTCGCCGACGTGGCCGCTGCCGTGCCGTGCCCGGCGGCCTGGGCCGGCGCGGCCGTGCCGCCCGCTCCCCGCGCCAGGCGCCTGCGGAGGATATCCCGCGTCTTCCAGAACACCCCTTCCGGCGCCGCCAGGATCACCGCGATGATGGCCACCCCCAGGATCACGCCCTGTATCCCCGGGTACCGCGCGCCGAGTTCGGCGTGAAGGATTTCGCCCAGGGGCACCAGGATCGCCGCGCCGATGATGGGCCCCCATACGGTGCCGACGCCGCCGAACATGGTCACCGTCAAGGCCTGCGCCGATACCAGCATGCCGAACACGGAGACTGGCGTCACGACCAGCAGCACCACGGCATAGAACGCGCCCGTCGCGCCGGCGATGGCCCCGCTCAGCGCAATGGCCTTCAGCTTCCAGCGCAGCGTATCGATGCCCGCCGCTTCGGCAGCCGCCTCGTTCTGCTTGATCGCGATCAGCGCCATGCCGAAGCGTGTCCGCTCCACATAGCGCGTCACCAGCACGAACAGCACCAGCATGGCCATCGCCACCACGGTATACATGCCGGGGTTGGAAAACTGCATGTAGGCCGCCGCGTTCTCCCGCTTCATGGGGAAAGTCACTTCCTGGTAGCCCAGCCACTCGAATACATAGAGCAGCGCCAGCGGATAGGCCAGCATCGCCAGGGCGAAGTAGTGTCCACGCAAGCGGAAGGTCGGCAGGCCGACCAGCAGGCCGGCGGCGGCGCCGATCAAGGCCGAAACCGGGATCATCAGCCACGGCGTCAGGCCCAGATATATCTGGCCCAGCACTGCCGCGTAGGCCCCGAGCCCGAAGAACGCCGCATGCCCGAAGGACACCAGCCCGGTGTACCCGCTAAGCATGTTCCAGGACAGGCCGAAGCATGCCCATACCAGGACCAGCGTGAAGATCAGTTGATGATAGGTGTTGTCGACCAGCAGGGCGGCGGCCAGGTAGGCCACGGCCAGCGCCGACAACAGCAGGGGATTGCGCCAGCGCCCGTTCATGTCCGCTCCGCCACACGGCCGAAGAGCCCCTGCGGACGCAGGGTCACGATCAGCAGGAAAAATACGAAAATGGCCGCGTTCTGCAGCTGCGTGGGCAGCACCAGCGCCGACAACTGCTGCACCAGCCCGATCACCATTCCGCCCCAGAACGCGCCGGAGATGCTACCCATGCCGCCCAGCACCACGCCGGCGTACATGATGATGACGAACTCCAGGCCCACGAAGGGATGGAAAGGAAAGTTCGTGGCCAGCAGGCCGCCCGCCAGCGCCGTCACGCAGGTGCCCAGGGCGAAGGCGATCCGATAGGCGCGGTTCACGTCTATCCCCATGTACGACGCCGCCACGGGATTGTCCGCCGCCGCCCGCAGCGACTTGCCCAGCCGGCTGCGGTTGACCAGCGCGACCAGAAGCAGGATCGCGACCACGCAAATCAGCGCCGCGATACCGCGGCCTTCGTTGACGAATATGCTGACGAAATCGCCCCACAGCGGCCCGATCTCCCAGGCGCTGCTCGACAACGGCGTGCGTATGGACACCAGTTGCGGGCCGAAGACCATCATGCCGCCGTTCTGCAGGATCAGCGCGATGCCCAGCGTCAGGATCAGTTGCGCGTAGTGCCCCTCTCCTTCCAGCGCGGCCGTCTTGCCGCCCGTCACCCGCGAGATCAGCAGCCGGTGCGCCAGATAGCCGACCAGGAACATCACGGGTACGGTCAGCAGGATGGACAGATAGGCGCCCAGCGGCGATCCGGCCAGCACATGAGCGCCCAGCGCGATGAAGAAGAAGTAGGCGACGTACATGCCCAGCATCATGAAAT
Coding sequences within it:
- a CDS encoding GntR family transcriptional regulator; the encoded protein is MKAVAAPEGDFKVPRAASVLRHSVTESIRNAILVGRFRPGERLPERELCEMTGVSRTLVREALRQLESEGLIHVIPHRGPVVDRLLPEQAEGIYQVREELEGLACQLFAEHASEAQRKALQEAFQALKRAMTHGTALERLTAKNFFYQQLLDGAGNEALTTTLRLLNSRVMLLRSTSMQAPGRARKSVAELADVMEAVAARDGKAARKAGSLHVRNAAKVAIEVLRQANDAALEESSAAS
- a CDS encoding ABC transporter substrate-binding protein, with the protein product MKIQTLPRLFGAAAVAGLLLAGVPAHAAEPTPVSVGLIAPMSGLYARPGQVMRMGAEMAVKDINAQGGIKALGGAPLKLVVVDSGDSTEKAKSAAQRMVADYPDLVAGTGAYLSSFTLAVTEVTERAKLPMLTLSYSDQITSRGFKYIFQTSATAGRQAEIALPIILDLAEKASGKRPKTVAILTDNTAASLSSVKAMKDGLLQKNNLELVVDETFTPPLSDASSLIQRVRSRRPDLVFFLPTVISDAKLILEKMNETNVRVPVISFGIAIAEPDVLNTVSPQLLNGVMSAVANWGAKGQEGLIERMKTEYKEPWMTQNAISTYGDMWIIKAALEKAGKADRESVARAMRELNEGPTPYFPGGELKFDEAGHRLGASLTIIQWQNGVPVTVFPEALAIAKPIWPGKR
- a CDS encoding ABC transporter ATP-binding protein; this encodes MLEIQGLVAGYAALPVLHDISIQVEAGEFVSIVGPNGAGKSTLFKTISGTVAAMSGAIRFDGRDLLAVPPAQRPHLGIAHVPEGRQVFASMTVQENLEMGAYTAAGRRDWQRNMARIYEWFPVLPQRARQLAGTLSGGEQQMLAIGRGLASSPRLLMLDEPSMGLSPAIADFIFERLMDIRRDAGLTILLVEQRVAEALQFADHGYVLETGRVVLAGTHQTLQADDRVRRAYLGM
- a CDS encoding ABC transporter permease subunit encodes the protein MNGRWRNPLLLSALAVAYLAAALLVDNTYHQLIFTLVLVWACFGLSWNMLSGYTGLVSFGHAAFFGLGAYAAVLGQIYLGLTPWLMIPVSALIGAAAGLLVGLPTFRLRGHYFALAMLAYPLALLYVFEWLGYQEVTFPMKRENAAAYMQFSNPGMYTVVAMAMLVLFVLVTRYVERTRFGMALIAIKQNEAAAEAAGIDTLRWKLKAIALSGAIAGATGAFYAVVLLVVTPVSVFGMLVSAQALTVTMFGGVGTVWGPIIGAAILVPLGEILHAELGARYPGIQGVILGVAIIAVILAAPEGVFWKTRDILRRRLARGAGGTAAPAQAAGHGTAAATSANPPRPAAGLTPPPAGPATPVAASSASASTSVAPAPAGATAAPGMAALCGMADGAAAFVPMAFETMPASEGAATLAALGRQGMPGGASGTDAATPRAPAVGALPRTGTQDTGQDIILDVRNVSRSFGGLQAVRNVSFSVRRGMILGIIGPNGAGKTTLFNLLNGFLKPDTGSVLVKGTDMAGRKPHLLCAAGVGRTFQVMRPFMRLTVRQNVQVGAYVKADNEAHARALATEAVQRVGLSDCADQVASTLTTRQLRLMELARALAGQPDLLLLDETLAGLGHDEVEDVLAVIRALSAQGMTIVIIEHTMQAMVRLVDQFVVLDHGEVLVVGDPASITHDTRVVEAYLGKKWSAKHA
- a CDS encoding branched-chain amino acid ABC transporter permease, encoding MTELQIQLEAFLQALAAGLLVGALYGLMCVGLAMIFGIMRVINFAQGDFMMLGMYVAYFFFIALGAHVLAGSPLGAYLSILLTVPVMFLVGYLAHRLLISRVTGGKTAALEGEGHYAQLILTLGIALILQNGGMMVFGPQLVSIRTPLSSSAWEIGPLWGDFVSIFVNEGRGIAALICVVAILLLVALVNRSRLGKSLRAAADNPVAASYMGIDVNRAYRIAFALGTCVTALAGGLLATNFPFHPFVGLEFVIIMYAGVVLGGMGSISGAFWGGMVIGLVQQLSALVLPTQLQNAAIFVFFLLIVTLRPQGLFGRVAERT